The region TACATCAAGACCCTTCTCAAATATCAAGAGCTAAAGAACATATAGATTTCTTACAGAATAAGTTTCCTAATGTGACATCTACAGAAGCTAATTTAACTTCTACATTCGAGATATTTAAAGAATCTGTACCTTCTTCTAAAGATGAAGCAATCCTCAACCTAACATTAGCTAACACACGTGCTAGACTACGTATGACAACATTATACTACTATGCTGGACTACACAGGAGTCTAGTGGCTGGAACAGGTAACAAAGTAGAGGACTTCGGTGTAGGTTTCTTTACTAAATATGGTGACGGTGGAGTAGACGTCAGCCCTATCGCAGATTTAATGAAATCAGAAGTACGCACTATCGGAGAGTACTTAGGTATTCCAAGTAGTATTATCATAGCCAAGCCTACTGATGGATTATTTGGTGACGAACGCTCAGATGAGGATCAATTAGGTGCTAACTATGACGAACTAGAAGTAGCTATGCTAGCACACGACAAAGGAGCTAAAGCAGAAGACTTCACAGGAAGAGAAAAAGAAGTTTTTGAAATATATCGTAGATTAAATAAAATCAATCAGCATAAGATTAACCCTATACCTGTCTGTATAATTCCTATAGAATTCAAATAATCACTATTCAATAAATACTTTTTTATCATCTATATCTTAAAAACAAATACCTTTGTTAAAAAAATATTAGTTATGAAAAAGTATTTATTATTTTTAATTACCATATTATCTATATCTCTGACTTCATGTTCAGTAGATGATGACTACTGTGGTAATGAAACCTATAGGTCATTACAACTTAAAGAAACACCTAATTTTAGCCCTTTAAATTTCTATGTAAAAGGGCTCAAAGGAGATTCCTATATTATTATTAGAAATGAAAGAGACTTCCAAAATAGAGTGTATGGAGCTCAATACTATAGAAATGTTATAGATTGGAGATATGATGAGCTGATTATTGGACAAAAATATGAAGAGCGTTTTAGTGGAATTATAGACATATCAACATTCTATAAAGAAAGCTGTAATTACAACTTTCAAAACATTCTAAATGTAGAAATTAAATTGAACAAAGGCTCTAAATATAATGGTTATATTACTTACCACACCATTGTTCCTAAAACAAAAAGTGAGCAATATGATATAATAACTACTGTACAATTCTATAATTAATACGAAAAGAGGCTATTGCCTCTTTTTTGTTTATCTATAGATCTCTAAATCTAGAAGTAACCTCACCCAAACGCTTCCCAAACATAGTCTTCAAATTCGTATAATCAACAATTAAAGAAAGGATTTCATAAGATCTTCTTTCATCAACAATATCTATATCTCTTAATTTATCCTGGTACTTATCGATCATCTTTTCTAAGAGAAACTTCCTAAAGGCTAAAATATTCTCAGTCACATACTGAGATATTCCTTGTTCTTTCTGTTTAACTATAATATTCTGAGATTCCCATTTATGTAATACCTCTT is a window of Myroides oncorhynchi DNA encoding:
- the nadE gene encoding NAD(+) synthase, translating into MTNNIKMNTEAVTNHIVNWLKNYAQNARVSGYVIGISGGIDSAVTSTLCAMTGLPLLCVEMPIHQDPSQISRAKEHIDFLQNKFPNVTSTEANLTSTFEIFKESVPSSKDEAILNLTLANTRARLRMTTLYYYAGLHRSLVAGTGNKVEDFGVGFFTKYGDGGVDVSPIADLMKSEVRTIGEYLGIPSSIIIAKPTDGLFGDERSDEDQLGANYDELEVAMLAHDKGAKAEDFTGREKEVFEIYRRLNKINQHKINPIPVCIIPIEFK